From Rhodamnia argentea isolate NSW1041297 chromosome 10, ASM2092103v1, whole genome shotgun sequence, a single genomic window includes:
- the LOC115750550 gene encoding Fanconi anemia group D2 protein homolog isoform X3 gives MVFLHQQGPSRKRNSSFNPPFSQSKLPRTTTDHPPPPPPPPPRPAVNEVAGASPEEKMVSILADAGCTLLNLDCPPCLPSDVHRVLTGSDNGGLLATRSNSLVRNLLLVPSIQVDLQNILLEKLPEFFDANPQPSGASLSLKDDVARLIINHLRWLDFIVDSNSFIDKLMQVLSICPLHLKKEIIGSLPEMIGDQNYDTVVNSLEQMLQEDTAIIVPVLDSLSNLHLDDQLKDQVVTIALSCLRTIDGEHMPFLLRFLLLSATPANVRRIISHIREQLKFIGVSNHHSSQHRKLKGKCVADGIEASILNTLRLGLRFKNILCQEILKEFDSLKRPQDHKVIDLWLIMVMYMNGDSVQKSIKKIFKRKIVDDCIPLEMIDQCLHGHANLVLDYFPSFLSLCEYIFSCKEHKARTFGIHMYTCLFEEVADPYSRQEIIGALVTHVGSGVNLEVGSALETMNLLVAKHPLELIRLSSYINGILDFLEGFSMENLYKVYEVFSNLALSVRSSQDSMGSSFANELLIVVRKQVNHPDMNYKKMGLIGSLKIVSCIGDANNILSPDPSLKSNVEEALELLETCLKSCKQLALPLTLFYDEMTALLSQRNLHPAIMEWIGKNAGELESIYLLDLEDGKLPLNDSYGGLEGELWMNLDGDISPICVNILPLTSSSLQSPLLQILPANILLLSTVERSTNQGSLGGIDALLGCPLHLPSSKYFSKAVWQSLTGKQKQIVCLSLYYAANWIRELLNAFSTQVAGKFECTSQATKEDIINKLLKRLRNLVFLESLLNNHLESYPLCLPELHLHLEQPKSSNLSQLYPVGHLKKKNELKRAHDLTFPNKCEKMTDSEPSSCADRKLHQPTIVDVLNKARVMTSPEVQNDDSSSPHMNGGRTTLEDQHTCDSDEKLTLEISAATTVLELQRSKFRPLLLQCYSILAFSKKEETCCSDPMAELPLCLYLLRDLHKKLDYFKTTCNGCAASGFAGVTLEEFLLKIRPLFPSLKRHLDSAMSILEEGDHNCRGHWKDQSINAGNPNLPDCVLTVTSATTFLIKEVLHCLSEMLNLPDIQRDTTILSDLLRAFQPLEMPDSNISGMQPRPMPGSIEYLYCGAYSFLENILDSACSFSIMTASETLLTLEAALSSAQKFNSKLIGANCKFPQSGFNQDVLLNLRRRLGICAEKILKHRWDAENVENNWKSKQGDRVHKVLHVYLGNSESTTNVLNELALSVLPQALVCKMDESDVHHGFACLCSATFHVWYRVLHEVNLIRFNDLVKEVGLRSKSDAGRLGKDATHDVVRGLLIKLLEPVNVVVSLVNMCRTCDKVTMHAMAVKYGGKFVDSFLKVLEFLELQFQAHQELVIQLVKELQKATRTLQTLCSEAKGLKQMSITSKIPAMKRSLERLLFRVKALLHNPSSGCAFWMGNLKHKDLAGQVVSSQAYNDEQDFSVGEDARGEDADEPPLGEPDEETEQG, from the exons ATGGTGTTCCTGCACCAGCAAGGACCTTCTCGGAAGAGAAACTCCTCCTTCAACCCCCCGTTTTCTCAGTCCAAGCTCCCCAGAACCACCACCGACcatccgcctccgcctccgcctccaccGCCGCGGCCGGCGGTGAACGAAGTGGCGGGCGCGTCCCCGGAGGAGAAAATGGTGTCCATTCTGGCCGACGCGGGTTGCACGCTCTTGAACCTCGACTGCCCGCCCTGCCTACCCTCCGACGTCCACAG GGTTCTCACAGGTTCAGATAATGGCGGTCTTTTGGCCACGAGAAGCAACAGCCTAGTTAGGAACCTCCTACTGGTCCCCTCAATTCAAGTTGATCTTCAAAACATACTCCTTGAGAAGCTTCCTGAATTTTTTGACGCAAACCCTCAACCCTCTGGGGCATCTTTGTCGCTCAAAGATGATGTTGCCAGGCTTATCATCAACCACTTGAGATGGCTTGATTTTATTGTTGATTCTAATTCATTCATTGATAAGTTGATGCAAGTCCTGTCCATTTGCCCCTTACATTTGAAGAAAGAGATTATTGGATCATTGCCTGAGATGATTGGTGACCAGAACTATGATACTGTGGTTAATTCCCTGGAACAAATGCTTCAAGAGGACACAGCAATTATAGTGCCTGTGCTCGACTCTCTTTCCAATCTTCATTTGGATGATCAGTTGAAAGATCAG GTCGTCACGATCGCATTATCATGCCTTAGAACAATTGATGGGGAGCACATGCCGTTTTTACTTAGGTTTTTATTGCTTTCAGCAACACCAGCAAACGTTCGAAGAATCATCTCACACATTCGTGAGCAGTTGAAATTTATTGGGGTATCCAATCATCATAGTAGCCAACATAGAAAACTAAAGGGAAAGTGTGTTGCAGATGGCATTGAGGCCTCCATCCTCAACACATTGAGATTGGGTCTAAGATTTAAGAAT ATTCTCTGTcaagaaattttgaaagaatttgACAGCCTTAAGAGACCGCAAGATCACAAAGTCATTGACTTATGGCTTATCATGGTCATGTACATGAATGGCGATTCTGTCcagaaaagcataaaaaagaTCTTCAAGAGAAAGATAGTTGATGATTGCATTCCGTTAGAAATGATTGATCAATGTCTCCATGGCCATGCAAACCTCGTACTG GACTACTTTCcgtcatttctctctctgtgtgAGTACATTTTTTCTTGCAAAGAACACAAAGCAAGGACGTTTGGCATTCACATGTACACTTGTCTGTTTGAAGAAGTTGCGGATCCATATTCAAGGCAGGAA ATTATAGGAGCATTAGTTACTCATGTGGGAAGTGGTGTAAATCTCGAAGTTGGTTCTGCTTTAGAGACCATGAATTTACTGGTTGCAAAGCATCCTCTGGAATTAATTCGGCTTTCTTCTTATATAAACG GTATCTTGGACTTTTTGGAAGGATTTAGTATGGAAAACCTGTATAAG GTGTATGAGGTTTTCAGCAATCTGGCACTATCAGTCAGATCAAGTCAAGATTCAATGGGTTCGTCTTTTGCAAACGAGCTTCTGATAGTTGTTCGAAAGCAG GTCAATCATCCAGATATGAATTACAAGAAGATGGGATTGATTGGAAGTTTGAAGATAGTTTCATGCATTGGCGATGCAAATAACATTCTCTCTCCAGATCCATCTCTG AAGTCCAATGTTGAGGAGGCCTTGGAGCTCTTGGAAACATGTTTAAAGTCCTGCAAACAATTGGCCTTGCCACTGACCCTCTTTTATGATGAAATGACCGCCTTGTTGAGTCAAAGAAATCTGCACCCAGCAATAATGGAATG GATTGGTAAAAATGCTGGAGAATTAGAATCTATATATCTTTTGGATCTTGAAGATGGGAAGTTGCCTCTTAATGATTCCTATGGCGGATTAGAAG GGGAACTATGGATGAACTTGGATGGTGATATATCTCCGATATGCGTGAACATTTTGCCTTTGACTTCCTCATCATTGCA GTCTCCTCTATTACAGATTCTGCCTGCCAACATTCTCCTACTTTCTACA GTTGAAAGATCAACGAATCAAGGATCTCTTGGAGGGATTGATGCACTCCTTGGATGTCCCTTGCACCTTCCTTCCTCTAAG TATTTCTCCAAAGCTGTGTGGCAGTCTCTCACAGGAAAGCAGAAGCAGATAGTGTGCCTCTCACTCTATTATGCGGCTAACTGGATTAGAGAACTG CTCAATGCTTTCTCCACACAAGTTGCTGGAAAATTTGAATGTACTAGTCAAGCTACAAAAGAGGACATAATCAACAAACTGCTGAAGCGATTGAGGAACCTAGT atttttggagagcttgttaAACAATCACTTAGAGTCTTACCCACTATGCCTGCCGGAGCTCCATCTTCACTTAGAGCAGCCCAAGTCTTCAAATTTAAGCCAACTTTATCCAGTTGGACATCTGAAAAAGAAGAATGAGCTGAAGAGAGCACATGATCTCACTTTTCCAAACAAGTGTGAAAAAATGACTGACTCTGAACCAAGTTCATGCGCTGATAGAAAGCTTCATCAGCCCACTATAGTGGATGTGTTAAATAAGGCAAGAGTAATGACAAGCCCAGAagtgcaaaatgatgattcttcaAGTCCACATATGAATGGCGGGAGAACCACGTTGGAAGATCAGCATACTTGTGATTCTGATGAGAAGTTAACCCTAGAAATTTCTGCAGCTACTACAGTTCTGGAACTGCAGAGATCCAAGTTCAGACCACTTCTGCTTCAGTGTTACTCCATTTTGGCATTCTCAAAG AAAGAGGAGACCTGTTGCTCAGATCCCATGGCTGAG TTACCCCTATGTCTGTACCTTCTGAGAGATCTTCATAAGAAGCTGGATTACTTCAAAACTACATGTAATGGCTGTGCTGCATCTGGATTTGCTGGTGTTACCTTGGAAGAGTTCTTACTTAAAATCAGACCACTCTTTCCCTCTTTGAAGAGGCATTTAGATAGTGCAATGAGTATCCTTGAAGAAG gtGATCACAATTGCAGAGGACACTGGAAAGATCAGAGCATTAATGCTGGGAATCCAAATCTTCCTGATTGTGTGCTCACGGTGACTTCAGCGACAACTTTTTTAATAAAGGAAGTACTTCATTGTCTTAGTGAG ATGCTAAATCTTCCAGATATTCAAAGGGACACAACAATCCTTTCAGATCTGCTACGTGCTTTTCAGCCACTTGAAATGCCTGACAGTAATATCTCAGGCATGCAGCCCCGTCCTATGCCTGGGAGCATAGAATACTTATACTGCGGTGCTTATTCATTTCTGGAGAACATTTTGGACAGTG CCTGCTCCTTTTCCATCATGACAGCATCAGAAACTCTTCTTACGCTTGAAGCAGCTTTGAGCTCAGCCCAGAAGTTCAACAGTAAGTTGATTGGGGCAAACTGTAAATTTCCACAGTCAGGATTCAATCAGGATGTCCTTCTAAACCTGCGTAGAAGACTTGGAATTTGTGCTGAGAAGATTCTGAAGCATAGATGGGATGCTGAGAATGTTGAGAACAATTGGAAGAGTAAA CAGGGAGACAGAGTACACAAGGTCTTGCATGTTTACCTGGGGAACAGTGAATCTACAACAAATGTGCTAAATGAACTTGCCCTCTCTGTGTTACCACAG GCCTTGGTGTGCAAAATGGACGAAAGCGATGTGCATCATGGCTTCGCATGCTTGTGCTCTGCGACATTTCATGTATGGTACCGGGTTTTG CATGAAGTCAACCTTATTCGATTCAATGATTTG GTTAAAGAAGTTGGTCTTAGGAGTAAATCGGATGCTGGTAGACTTGGAAAGGATGCCACACACGATGTCGTAAGAGGACTTCTTATTAAACTGCTGGAGCCTGTGAATGTGGTTGTATCCCTAGTTAATATGTGCAGGACATGTGACAAG GTGACTATGCATGCTATGGCTGTCAAATATGGGGGGAAATTTGTTGATTCTTTTCTAAAAG TTCTTGAGTTTTTGGAGTTGCAGTTTCAAGCGCACCAAGAACTTGTGATACAGCTG GTTAAAGAGCTCCAGAAGGCCACAAGAACATTGCAGACACTGTGCTCTGAAGCAAAG GGTTTGAAACAAATGTCCATCACCAGCAAAATTCCTGCTATGAAAAGGTCTCTAGAGCGACTTTTATTTCGTGTCAAGGCTCTTCTCCACAATCCATCAAGCGGATGCGCTTTTTGGATGG GTAATTTGAAACATAAAGACTTGGCAGGTCAGGTTGTAAGCTCGCAGGCATACAATGATGAACAAGACTTTAGTGTCGGTGAAGATGCGAGGGGAGAAGATGCGGATGAGCCTCCGTTAGGCGAGCCTGATGAAGAAACGGAACAAGGGTGA